DNA sequence from the Halococcus salsus genome:
GGCGTCCTCGTCGTCAAATATCTCGGTGCCAGCCGGGCCATCCCCGAGGCAAGGCCGCTCACGACACGCTACGCGCGTGGCTTCGGTCTCGACGCCGGCCTGTGGTTCGCCTCGGTATTCGTCCCGCCCCCCTACCGCTTCGGTCTGTGGGCGCTCGGGCTCCTGGTCTCGTTCGCCACGCCGATCACCGCGGGGAGCCTCCACGGCGACCTCCCACCCCACGCCTCACACCTGCCCGAACGGTTCGGGCTGTTCACCATCATCGTCCTCGGCGAGTCGGTCGTCGGGCTCGTTCACGGGGCGAGCGAACAGGCCTTCTCGCTCCCTGCGTTCCTCGTCGGCGCGTTCTGCGTTGCGGTGGTGTTCAGTCTCTGGTGGGTCTACTTCGACAATCTCGATGGGGCGGCCATCCGGGCGGCAGTCGCGGCGGGGCGCACGGCTGACTACCAGCGGTGGCTCTACGCCCACTTCCCGCTCGTGGTCGGTCTCGCCGCCGTCGGGGTCGGGATCGACCATCTCCTTGTCGCCGAGCCGACGCTCCAGCTCCCGGCGGCCGACCGCTGGTTGCTCTGTGGCGCACTCGTCGTCGTGCTCTCGGCCATCGGGGTCATCCACCGGACGACCGACGCCTGCGCGAACCGCCCCGCGCGAACCCAGTCGTTGCATCGCTTCGGCGGCGCGGGTGCGGTGCTCGTCGTCGCCGTCCTGGGTGGGCCGCTGACGCCGTTCGCGGTCGCCGGAGTGCTGGTGGTCATCTGTGTCGCACAGGTCGCCCTCGACCTGCGCGAACGGGGGCGGACGGCCGATCTCTCGGTCGGTGGCTAAGCCACGCCCGCAATAACGGCGCTCCCGATGAGTGTCGCAGACTCGTCCAGGCCATCGGGAGAACGACAGAGTGCCTTGTTCGTTCTCCCAGCTACGGGTTTTCGTCGTGACCGGTGGCCATGTGTCCAGCCTCCTGGTGCGGGCCACACAGCGCGTCGGAGGACTGACGGCAGGCGATCTCCGTGAACGAGCGTGAAGGGGCGGCGGCCGAGCGCCGTTCGTTCGTGACACCCGCTCTCCCAGTGGGTTCGACGACCGTCTCGGGGAGATAGCGCCACGCGACCACCCCCAGAACGAGACAGCCCGCGGCCGCGAGCGCCGCGTTGGCGAGATAGCCCGGTCCGAAGGCGGTGAAGACCACGCCCGCGAGCGCCCCGCCGATGGCGAAGCCGATCTGCCCGGTGGCGGCCGTGAGGCTCATCAACGACCCACGGCGGTCGCCGGGAACGAGCTCGGTCAGGAGCGCCTGGAACGAACTCCCGCGCGAGGCGAACAACGCCATCGCGACGAAGAAGACGAGGTAGACCGGCCACAGGCCGGCGGCCACGAACGGGGTGGCGAGGATCACCAACGCGACCGCGAGCGAGGCACCGACGATGACCGGCTTGCGACCGACGCTATCGGACAGCCGTCCGGCCTCCGGTCCCGCGAGGACGTTCCCGACCCCGCCGACGAAGAAGAGGAGCGCGATCGAACCACCCGTGACCCCCAACGTGGTTTCGAGCCAGAGCGGGAGGTACGCGATGTAGAGCGGAAAACTCAGAAACACCAGCGCGAACATGAGCGAGGCCGCCCCGACGCCGGGGCGGCGAAGCAGGTCGGTGTAGGCTTCGATCGCGGTTCGGAGGCCGAGCGGCGCGTCGGTGCGTCGTGTCTCCGGTTGCGGGACGAACCGCCAAACGAGCACCGTGGCGACACCCATCACGACCGCAAACGCGACGAACGGGGCGCGAAACCCGAACGCATCGGCGAGCACGACCCCGAGCGGGATGCCGGCGATCTGACCGGCCGCGAGACCGCTCATGACCCAGCCGCTCGCCCAGCCACGGCGTTCCCGGGGGAAGTAATCGCCGACGTACGCGATCGCCGCCCCGTTGAGGATCCCACCGGCCGCCCCGGCGAACGCCCGCACGCCGAACAGCATCGCGAAGCTCTCGACGAACCCGTGCGCGGCGAGCGCGACCGTCATCAGACCGCTCCCGGCCAACAGGATACGTCGTCGGCCGACGCGGTCCGAGATCGGACCGGCCACGAGCGCGAATATCCCGACGACGAACGCGTAGGCCGTGATGAGCGTCCCGAGGAGACCCGTCGTCACGCTGAGCTGTTCGGCGATCCGGGTGAGGATCGGCGCGACGATCATCACCTGACTGGCGAACGAGAACACGACCAACCAGAGCACGAACAGTATCAGGGAGTCACTGGCATCGTCGTGGGTCGGCGCAGTCACGCCGTCCGACAGGCCACCGCCGGGCATAACCCTGCCGTCGGATCCCCTCGAACGTCCTCGTCGGAGTCACGACGAACGTTCGAGAGCGAGTTTTGTTTCGGCCGTTCGTCCCCGTGGGTCACACGGACGTGTCGGATATCGTACCGACCAGGGTTCGACTCCCGGAGCGGGGACGAGAGCGGCTCCCCGTTCGTGCACCGAAACCCGATAACCTCCGTTCTGACCGGTCCTCTGCGGGTTCCGTCTCCCAGCCCCGAGAACCCGCCGGCCAGCAGATTTAGGGTAGCCAAAAATTCGAAGTTCTTATTGCTTTTAGGGCTGCCTAAAGAACTGCATGTATCCGACGACCCACCGAACGGGACGTGGCGGCGGAACCATCGGTCGAGGGAGTGGTCCGCCCTGAGCTACCTCGACGAGGGCAACAGCGCCATCCTCACGCGGCAATCCGAACGCGAATCGAACGCACGAACGTACCCGCGCCACCTGCCCTTCGCCATCCGCGAGGCGACGGGCGTGACCGTCACCGACATGGACGGGAACGAGTACTACGACTGCCTCGCGGGGGCCGGGACGCTCGCCCTGGGACACAACCATCCCCGGGTCGTCGAGGCGATGGAGCGAGTCATCGACGAGGACCGACCGATCCACACCCTCGACATCTCTACGCCGACGAAGGAACGGTTCGTCGACGCGCTGTTCGAGAGCCTCCCCGACGCGTTCGCCGACCGGGCGAAGGTACAGTTCTGTAGCCCCGCCGGAACCGACGCCGTCGAAGCCGCGCTGAAGCTCGTCAAGACCGCCACCGGGAACCGAAGCGTGCTGGGGTTTCAGGGTGCCTATCACGGCATGACCAGCGGGGCGCTCAGTCTGATGGGCGATACCGACGCGAAGGAGGCACTCTCCGGCTCGATGGGCGAGGTTCATCACCTCCCGTATCCCTCGAACTACCGTCCGCCGTTCGGCGTCGCGGGCGAGGAGGGCCACCGGCTCGCCAGCCGGTACGTGCAGCACCTCCTCAACGACCCCAAAAGCGGGATCACCGACCCCGCCGGGATGATCCTCGAACCGATCCAGGTCGAGGGTGGGTCGGTTCCCGCCCCCGACGGGTGGCTCCGGGAGATGCGGCGGATGACACGCGAACGCGATATCCCGCTGATCCTCGACGAGATCCAGACGGGTCTCGGCCGCACGGGCGAGACCTACGCCTTCGAGCACGCCGACATCGTCCCCGACGTCGTCACGCTCTCGAAGGCCATCGGCGGCGGGCTCCCGCTCGCAGTCGTCGTCTACGACGAGTCGCTCGACGTCTGGGAACCGGGTGCCCACGCGGGCACTTTCCGTGGCAACCAGCTCGCGATGGCGGCGGGCGAGGCGACCATCGACTACGTCCTAGAGAACGACCTCGCGGAACACGCCGCGGACGTCGGTGCCCGACTGCGCGGGGCGCTCGAAGCGACGGCCGACCGCTTCGAGGCCGTCGGCGACGTTCGCGGACGCGGACTCATGCTCGGGGTCGAGTTCGTCGACCACGGGACCGAGTGGCAGGGACCCGGACCGCACACCCCGGACGGCGACTTCGCGGAGGCCGTCCAGACGGCGTGTTTCGAGCGCGGCCTCGTCGTCGAACGCGGTGGCCGGGGGGACGCCACTGCGCGATTCCTCCCGCCGCTGGTCGTGACGAGGGCGCAGGTCGACGAGATCGCCGCGGTCTTCGAGGAGGCGGTGGCGGCCGTCACGGACGAACGGTCGCGGCGGGAGGTGACGGCGTGACGCCCGACGAGCTGTTCCTCGGGAGCGACGCGGGCAACGCCGCCTACCGCGAGGCGATGGAAGCGGCGACCGAGACCGTCCTCGAAAGCGTCGTCGACGGGGAGAACCCCTATTCGGGCCACTCACCGGACGTCCTCGCCGAACGGTTCGACGACGCCGTCATCCCGGAGACCGGCGTGGGCCTCGATGCGACCCTCGAGGAGGTCGGCGAGCGCGTGCTCGCACACTCCGTCGACCCGTCGAACGGCCGCTGTGTGGCCCACCTCCAGTGCCCGCCGATGATACCCGGACTCGCCGCCGAGGCGCTGTTGACCGCGGCGAACCAGTCGCTCGACTCGTTCGACCAGGCACCCGCCGCGACGGTGCTCGAAGAACGCGTCGTCGACGCCCTCTGTGACCTGTTCGACCTCCCGGCCGACGGGGACGGCGTCTTCACCAGCGGCGGCACGGAGTCGAACTTCCAGGCGCTGTTGCTCGCTCGCGACCGGTGTTGTAGCCGCCGGTTCGACCACGACGTGCAGGCCGACGGACTCCCCGCGAACGCCGATTCGCTCCGGGTGCTCTGTTCGGACGCCGCACACTTCACCGCGAAGCAGGCCGCACACCACCTCGGGCTCGGCGAGAACGCCGTCGTCACCGTGGCGACCGACGACGAGGGACGGATCGACGTTTCGGCGCTCGACGCGACGCTCGCGGACCTCCGCGCCCACGACCACGAGCCGTTTGCGCTGGTCGGCACCGCGGGGACGACCGACTTCGGGAGCATCGACCCGCTCTCGGCGCTCGCCGCCCGGGCCGCGGAGCACGACCTCTGGTTCCACGTGGATGCCGCCTACGGCGGCGCGCTCGCAGTGACCGACCACCGCGCCCTGCTCGACGGTATCGAACGGGCGGACTCGGTGGCCGTCGACTTCCACAAGCTGTTCTTCCAACCCATCAGCTGTGGAGCCCTCCTACTCCGCGACGGCGACGAGTTCGACTGGATGGCTCGCAACGCCGCGTACCTCAACCCCGCGGGCCACGACGACGCCGGCATCCCGAACCTCGTTGCGAAGTCGGTCCGGACGACGCGTCGCTTCGACGCGCTGAAACCCTACGTCGCGTTCCGCAGCCTCGGCCGGGAGGGGATCGCGGCGCTCGTGGAATCGACGCTCGAACTGGCCGACGGAGCAGCGGCGCTCGTCGACGACGCCGACGACCTCGAACGCCTGCACGAACCGACGCTGAACGCGTTGGTGTTCCGCTATCGGCCCGCCGACGGGATGGACGACCGCGCGGTGGGTCGGTTGAACGCCACTATCCGACGGGAACTGCTCCACGACGGCCGGGCCGTCGTCGCCCGAACCCAGGTCGACGGCGTGACCAGCCTCAAGGTCACACTTCTGGATCCGACGGCGACGCTCGACGACGTGGCCGCGACCCTTGACGTCCTCCGGGACTGTGGTGAGTCCCTCGTCGCCGAACGGGGGGCAGTCGCATGAGCCTCGAAACCGGACGGGACGAACACGGCGAGGAGCGCGCGCCGGCGGTCGACCCCGAGGCCCGCGCCGACGACGCCACCGTCCACGCGTTCCTCAACTGTTACCTCCGGGAGACGGGCGACTACGAGGTGGTCGACGAACCTGTCGCCGGGGTCGACCCCGGTGGGGATGGCTTACTGCGTGTGACACTCGCCGGGCAGGGGGTCGACCTGCTGGCTCCGCTCGCCTACCGTTCCCCGACCGAGCGCCACCTCTTCGAGATCCCCGTTCGCTACCGAATGGGCGGTCAAAGGGCTCTCCCCCTCGACTCGGCCACGCTCGCCGCGCTGGTGATCAAGGACCTCTCGCTCACGCAGGAGGGGGCGGCCGTCCCCGACGAGCTCCTCGAACGGGTGCTCCGGAGCAAGCGCGCGACCGAGACGTTCGTCAGGGCGCGTGCCGACGACGAGGAACGGCTCTACGCCGAACGGCTGTCGTTTCGCGACGCGGAGCAGGCGCTCGTCTTCGGCCACCACTGCCACCCGACACCGAAGAGCCGGCAGGGGATCGCGGCACGGAACCGCGCGACCTACGCGCCGGAACTCCGTGGAAGCTTTCCGCTACACTACTTCCGTGCGGACCCGGCCCTGGTATCGGCCGACTCGGCGCTCGACCGGAGCGCCACGCGGTGGGTGAAGGACGCCCTCCGCGACGATCCCGAGGTTCCCGAGTCGTTCGTCGCCAACCACGTCGCGAGCGACGACGCCCTCCTCCCGGTGCATCCCTGGCAGGCCCAGTATCTCCTCGACCAGTCGGCCGTCCAGGCGCGGCTCGGCGACGGCCTCGACCACCTTGGGGCGGTCGGTCGGGCGTTCTTCCCGACGACGTCCGTCCGGACGCTGTACAGCTCGGCGTCGCCGTTCATGGTGAAGTCCTCGCTGCACGTGCGGATAACCAACTCCCTCCGGACCAACAAGCTGCCGGAGCTGAAGCGGGGCGTCGCCATCGCCGAACTGCTCGACACCGCGTTCGGCGACGAGCTCGCCGCGACGTTCCCGGCGTTCGACGTGATCCGGGATCCGGCGTATCTCGCGCTCGACCTCGGCGACGGCGAGTCGGGGCTGGAGACGGTGTTGCGTGCGAACCCGTTTTCGGGTGCCGACGGGCCGAACGCCACACCCGTCGTCTCGCTCTGTCAGGACGCCATCGCCGGCCGGTCGCGGCTCGGTCGTCTCGTCGCTTCCATCGCCGACCGGGAGGACCGCTCGACGGGGGCGGTGAGTGCAGACTGGTTTCAGGACTACCTCCGCCTCTCGGTACGGCCCGTGCTCTGGCTCTACCTCGCCCAGGGCGTCGGTGTCGAGGCGCACCAGCAGAACACGGTGCTCGAACTCGACGCCGACGGCTACCCCGACAGATGTTACTACCGCGACAATCAGGGGTTCTACCTCCCCGAATCGAAACACGCCGACGTCGAGGCGTCCCTCCCGGGAATCGGCGAACGTGCGGGCACCGTCTGTGCCGACGCGATCGCCGACGAACGGCTCCGCTACTACGTCGTCCTCAACAACGCGCTCGGGGTGGTGAACGCCTTCGGAAGCGCCGGGCTCGTCGACGAACGTCGACTGTTGGGGCTGCTTCGGGACGAACTCGAACGCGCTCGTGAGCGGTACGACCGACCTTCTTCCGACCTCCTCGGGCCGTTGCTCGAATCGCCGACCGTTCCCTGCAAGGCGAACCTGCTCACGCGCTTTCGGGGACTGGACGAACTGGAGAACGACCTCGAGAACCAGTCCGTCTACACGGCCGTCACGAACCCCCTCGTCACCGAACTCGACAGATGACAGGACCCCACACTACGCACCCGACCGACGACGAGTATCGGACCTACGACCCGGATATCGACCGCACGATATCGCTCCGCCGAGCGACCATCGAGCGCGACCTCGAACGGCTTCACTCCTGGCTGGGGAGCGACCACGTGAAGCCGTACTGGGACCTCGACCGCCCGTTGCCGGTGTTCCGCGAGCGCCTCCAGACGAAGCTCGCGGACGACCACCTCACGCCGTACGTCGGCTGTCTCGACCACGTCCCGATGAGCTACTGGGAGTCCTACTGGGCCGCCGAAGACGACGTCGGCAACCACTACGACGCCGACCCCGCCGACCAAGGCGTGCACCTGCTGATCGGTCCCGAGGAGTATCTGGGGCACGGATACGCGTCCGCACTGCTGCGGGCGGTCGTCGCCATGCAGTTTGCCCACGCCGAGACCGACCGAGTGGTCGCCGAACCCGACGTCCGGAACGAGCACGTCATCCACGTCTTCGAGCAGTGTGGCTTCGAGCCACGGACGGAGTTCGCCTTCGAAGAGGCCGGGAAGGACGCGCTGTTGCTGGTCTGTGAACGCGAGCACTTCGAGCGCGAGGTGATGGCCGACACGACTGCCGAAGCGGCTGAAACGACGGGTGGTGCCGATGGCTGAGCGGTCGAGTGGTGGTGAAGTCCACGACGTCGTCGGCATCGGGATCGGTCCGTTCAACCTCGGTCTCGCGGCGATGGTGGACGGCGTCGAGGAGGACCTCGAAACCGTCTTCCTCGAACGCGAACCCGCGTTCAACTGGCACGAGGGGATGTTGCTTGAGAGAACGACGCTCGAAGTCCCCTTCCTCGCCGACCTCGTGACGCTCGCGGACCCGACGAACCCCCACAGCTACCTCAACTACCTGCGGGAGACGGGTCGGCTCTACGAGTTCTACTTCTACGAGACGTTTCAGATCCCCAGACGGGAGTTCAACGACTACCTCCGGTGGGTCGCCGACTCCCTCGGGGGATTGGAGTTCAGCCGTGAAGTGATCGAGATCGGCTGGGACGACGACCACGAGCACTACGTCGTCATCGCTCACCACCCAGGGACGGGCGAGCGCTTCGAGTACCGCGGCGAGAACCTCGCGCTGGGGATCGGCTCGCGGCCACAGGTACCCGACCACCTGCAGGGTCATCCCGAGGAGGACGTCTTCCACACCGCCCGGTACCGTCACAACCGCGAACGGGTCTCAAGAGCTGATTCGGTCACCGTCGTCGGATCCGGTCAGAGCGCTGCGGAGGTGTTCGAGGACCTGCTGGAGCGCCAGCCCGGGGCGGGCTATCGGCTCGACTGGCTCACCCGTTCTGACGGGTTCTTCCCGATGGAGTACTCGAAGCTCGGGCTGCAGCACTTCACGCCTGAGTACGAGCGGTACGTCTACGACCTGCCCCAGAAGGTCAAGGACGACCTCGTCCCGAACCAGGACCGCCTCTACAAGGGTGTCGACCCGGGGACGAGCGCCGACATCTACGACCTGCTGTATCGGCGCTCCATCGGCGACCGGGAGCCGGACGTGGGACTGTTCGCGATGACGGAGGTGCGGGACATCGAGGCCGTCGGGGAGGGCTACGCGCTCGACTGTCACCAGTGGCAGGCCGAGGAGTCGTTCGTCCACGAGAGCGAGGTCGTGATTCTCGGGACCGGCTACGAACGCCCGATCCCGGGCTTCCTCGAACCGCTCGAAAACGCGATCGGCTGGGACGACCGGGGCCGATTTGAAGTGACCGAAGACCACCGTCTCGTTATCGACCACCCCGGCGACGTGTTCCTCCAGAACGCGGAGCTCCACACCCACGGCGTCGGCGTACCGGACCTCGGGCTCGGTGCCTACCGCAACACGAGGTTCGTCAATCGGCTCGTCGGTCGCGAAGCCTACCCCGAGGACACGGACACCGTCTACCAGGACTTCGCCGTCGAACAGTTCGTCGAACGCTCGCCGGGCGCTTCCGTCCACGAGGGCGACCCGGCACCAACCCGCAACGACTGACATGAACCCGAACGACACCACCCGACAGGACGCGCTGACACCCGAGATATGGACGACGAGCGAGCGCCGCCTCCTGACGAAGATGCTCGAATCCTTCGCCTACGAGGAGATACTCGCACCGCGGAAGGTCCGGGACGGCGACGACCGTGCCGATTTCAGGTTCGACCTCGGTCCGGCGAGCTATCGCTTCGAGGCCAGCGAGCGGCTCATGGATAGCCTCCACGTCCACGGTGACACCGTCGAGCGACGAACGGACGGGGACTGGACGGGGCTCGACGACCCGTTTCGCCTGCTGCGCGACCTCGGCGAAACCACCGGTCTGGATGGACTCACCGAGGGGAACCTCGTCCGCGAGTACAAGCGAACGCTGCTCGCGGACGCCCACATCGAAGCCAGAAAGCGCGACCGCGAGGGGTTCGACCCGCTGGCCCTCGGCTACGCACAGCTCGAAGGCGAGATGGAGGGCCATCCCTGGATCACCTACAACAAGGGTCGGCTCGGCTGGGGATACGACGACTACCGACGGTACGCCCCGGAGATGAAAGAGCCCGTGAAGCTCTCGTGGGTCGCCGTCCGGAAGACGACGTCGACGTTCGTCGCGACCGACGGGGTCGACCATGACGCGCTCGTCCGGGGCGAACTCGGGGATCGCTACGAGGTCTTTCGGGACCGCCTCGCCTCGAAGGGCCTCGACCCGGAGAGCTACTACCTCCTGCCGGTCCACGACTGGCAGTGGGAACACAGCGTCGTCCCGCTGTTTCCCGACCACATCGCCGACGACCGCATCGTCCCGCTCGGCGAGGGGCCCGACGAGTACCTGCCACAGCAGTCCGTCCGCACGTTCGTCAACGTCGACCACGACGGGAAACACCACGTGAAGGTGCCGATGCGGATCCTCAACACGCTCGTCTGGCGTGGACTGCCGGGCGAACGGACGGAACTCGCGCCGACCGTCACCGAGTACATCGAGGGGATCTACGAGAACGATAGCTTCCTCCAGGACCAGGGGCTCGTTCTCCCGGGCGAGATCGCGGGCATCAACTACGACCACGGGGATTTCACGGCCATCGACGGCTCGCCCTATCAGTACCACGAGTTGCTAGGGGTGGTGTGGCGCGAGTCGATCCACACGTTCCTCGACGGCGACGAGCGCGCGGTCACGCTGTCGGCGCTGATGCACGTCGACGGCGAGGGCGTCCCGTACGTCTCGCGGCTCGTCGAGCGATCCGGGCTGACGCTCGACGAGTGGCTGGAGTCGTTCTTCGACACCGTGTTGCCGCCGCTGTTGCACTTCCTCTACCGGTACGGGACGGTGTTCTCGCCGCACGGCCAGAACACCATCCTCGTCGTCGAGGACGGTGTTCCGACGCGGCTCGCGGTGAAGGACTTCGTCGACGACGTGAACGTGAGCGACCAGCCGCTCCCCGAGCTGGCGGCCCTCCCCGACGAAATGCACGACGTGCTCCGGAAGGAACCCCCGGAGGGGCTCTGTCAGTTCGTCTTCTGTGGGCTGTTCGTCTGCGTGCTCCGGTACGTCGCGGACGTGCTCGTCGAACACGAGAACTACACCGAGGAGCGGTTCTGGCGGCACGCCCGGACGGCCGTTCTCGACTATCAGGCGCGGTTCCCGGAACTGGCGGAGCGCTTCGAGCTGTTCGACCTGCTCCAGCCGGAGTTCACGAAGCTCACCCTGAACCGGAATCGACTGTTCAACTACGGCTACGACGACGCCCCCGCCCGTCCGCACGCCGTCGAACACGGGACGGTGACGAACCCGCTCTACGAGGTCGCGAACGAGCGCTCCGGCTGAATCGGTTGTAGCCGGGTCGGTGGCCGAGCGGCTCCGGCTACCGTTCGCCGCCACGGTCTCCGTGGCCGCCCTGCTGGCGGATCGATTCCCCGTGCTCGGGCCTCGGCGGGGCAAAGGCGTGAAACGACCCATCGGAGCGGGCACGGGCGGGATCCGAAAAGCGGGGCAAGCGTCTCGGAGTGGGATCAGTTGTTACTGATACCGACGTGGAGCGGTTCACCGGTTTCGAGGTTCTCGATCACGATGACTACCTCGCCGTCCAGGGCGGTCGTGGAGACTTGGGGATTCCGGCGCTCGCGACCCGGTCGCACGTTATCTCCAATCTACCACTCTCGTCGGCTCTGGCTTCGTAATACTCCATCCGCGATGCTTTCCCCTGTAACGGTATCACTCCGCTGCAGGCGAGAGCAGCCCTGGGACTCACGAGCGTCGAGCGGACTACGTCGACCATCACCAACTCTCGCGATCATATCGAACAAGTTTCATTTACTCCCTCCAGCGAGGAGAGTGGCTAGTGGAACTCGCCCTGCTCGTGGTTCTCGTGGCGGTCTCGTTCGCCGGCGGCGCTGTGGTCACGTCCGTCGGTCCCGGCGGGATATTCGTCGTCGCGGCACTGTACGGGCTCACGGCGCTTCCAGCGGCGGTCGTCGCCGGTACCTCGAGCGTGACCTTCATCGGTGGATCGGTCCTCGGAGCGGCGGGATACGTCTACTCAGACGACATGGATTGGGGAATGGCGCTCCTCATCGGAATCGGTGGTGCCGTCGGAACACAACTCGGGGTACTCCTCAACGGTGTCGTGTCCCGGCGATCGTTCGGCGTCCTCCTCGGCGTCCTGTTGGGTACGGTCGGCGCGACGATCCTCCTCCGCGAGCGAGGGAGTCTCGACCGACTCCCGACGGAAGCACTCGACGTCACACCGACCAGCAGTGCTGGAGTCGTGGTCTTCGGGACGGTCGGTCTCCTGGTTGGAGCCGCCGGCGGGCTGTTCGGCATCGGTGGTGCGGCACTCGTCCCGCCGGCGTTGGTACTGGTCGGCGTCTCCATGATCACCGCGCTGGCGGTCACCCAGGTCGCAGTCGTATTCATCGCGTCGGCGTCGGCGGTCTCTTACACCCTTCAGGGGTCGGTCGCCGTGCCACTGGTGTTCGCCATCACCGCCGGCTATCTCCTCGGCGCGCTCGGTGGGTGGCGAGTCGCGAAGCGTGTCGATCCGAATCGACTCACCACCGTCCTGGGTGTGCTCTTGATCGGATTGATGCCGGTTCTCGTGTATCGGTCCCTCGTCCTCTGATACGCTGTGTCGACTGCTTTCGTTCCCAAGCAAAACGTTTGGTCCGGAAGTAGAGACGATCGCTCTCGGCCCGTGTCCACGGTGCGCCAGTCCACCCTCACGGTCCTCCTCAGACTCCGTTGCTCTCCGAGGGAAGTAAAGCACGGTGCGAGCAGAGTTGTAATTGCGGCGGAGGAGAACGGAGGCTTTAGGCGTCGAGTTCGCTCTGCGCCTTCTCGGTGAGGTTCGTCTCTTCGACGTAGCTCGCGATCGTGAGGATCGTCGGTGCCCAGAGCCCGACGAATATCCCCTTGCTTCGCTCGCCTCGAACGTAGAACAGATAGAGCGAATAGAGTATCGATAGCCCCGCCGCGCTGAGTGCAGCGGTCGATGCCTTCTCGTCCGTGTCCATGTCTTGGTCTGCCATTGCGAGCATGTTTTCATCGCGCACTGCTTCACCGTCCGGCTTGCAAGTAACGGCTCGCCGAACCGGTTTCGGATGGAGGGATTTTTGAGCCGGATCGACCGTTGTTCGCCGTCGGGAACGGCCCCACATCCCGATGTTCCTTCGCGGTGATGGATGCCCGAAGGTCCTAATGGACAAGCCGCTGAGCAACACGCTCGTCCGTGCTCTTGAACCCCCTGACACCGAAACCGGAGCGAGCACCTCGATGATGACAGTCACGATCGCGACTGCGGGTTCGGTCTTGCCCCTTGGATGGCCCCCGAACCAGGGTGGCCGTCCAACACCTAGGTTTCTGCCATCTCAAGTCCAGTGAACGCCCAGCGTAGTATCGGGACTGCAACCACGGTTGTGAGGATGGCCACGAGTACGATGACACCGTACATAGCTTCCGTAAGGACTCCCAACGACAGACCGACGCTAGCTACGACGAGCTCGAGCGCTCCGCGCGCGTTGAGACCCGCGCCCATACCGATCACCTCTCGACCCCGTCGACCGACGAGCGATGCCCCTGCTGCGGTTCCGATGAATTTCCCACCTACCGCGACGAGAACCGTGACAACTGCGAGGGCTGTGACCAACGGATCGG
Encoded proteins:
- a CDS encoding GNAT family N-acetyltransferase, which translates into the protein MTGPHTTHPTDDEYRTYDPDIDRTISLRRATIERDLERLHSWLGSDHVKPYWDLDRPLPVFRERLQTKLADDHLTPYVGCLDHVPMSYWESYWAAEDDVGNHYDADPADQGVHLLIGPEEYLGHGYASALLRAVVAMQFAHAETDRVVAEPDVRNEHVIHVFEQCGFEPRTEFAFEEAGKDALLLVCEREHFEREVMADTTAEAAETTGGADG
- a CDS encoding IucA/IucC family protein, which encodes MSLETGRDEHGEERAPAVDPEARADDATVHAFLNCYLRETGDYEVVDEPVAGVDPGGDGLLRVTLAGQGVDLLAPLAYRSPTERHLFEIPVRYRMGGQRALPLDSATLAALVIKDLSLTQEGAAVPDELLERVLRSKRATETFVRARADDEERLYAERLSFRDAEQALVFGHHCHPTPKSRQGIAARNRATYAPELRGSFPLHYFRADPALVSADSALDRSATRWVKDALRDDPEVPESFVANHVASDDALLPVHPWQAQYLLDQSAVQARLGDGLDHLGAVGRAFFPTTSVRTLYSSASPFMVKSSLHVRITNSLRTNKLPELKRGVAIAELLDTAFGDELAATFPAFDVIRDPAYLALDLGDGESGLETVLRANPFSGADGPNATPVVSLCQDAIAGRSRLGRLVASIADREDRSTGAVSADWFQDYLRLSVRPVLWLYLAQGVGVEAHQQNTVLELDADGYPDRCYYRDNQGFYLPESKHADVEASLPGIGERAGTVCADAIADERLRYYVVLNNALGVVNAFGSAGLVDERRLLGLLRDELERARERYDRPSSDLLGPLLESPTVPCKANLLTRFRGLDELENDLENQSVYTAVTNPLVTELDR
- a CDS encoding IucA/IucC family protein, whose protein sequence is MNPNDTTRQDALTPEIWTTSERRLLTKMLESFAYEEILAPRKVRDGDDRADFRFDLGPASYRFEASERLMDSLHVHGDTVERRTDGDWTGLDDPFRLLRDLGETTGLDGLTEGNLVREYKRTLLADAHIEARKRDREGFDPLALGYAQLEGEMEGHPWITYNKGRLGWGYDDYRRYAPEMKEPVKLSWVAVRKTTSTFVATDGVDHDALVRGELGDRYEVFRDRLASKGLDPESYYLLPVHDWQWEHSVVPLFPDHIADDRIVPLGEGPDEYLPQQSVRTFVNVDHDGKHHVKVPMRILNTLVWRGLPGERTELAPTVTEYIEGIYENDSFLQDQGLVLPGEIAGINYDHGDFTAIDGSPYQYHELLGVVWRESIHTFLDGDERAVTLSALMHVDGEGVPYVSRLVERSGLTLDEWLESFFDTVLPPLLHFLYRYGTVFSPHGQNTILVVEDGVPTRLAVKDFVDDVNVSDQPLPELAALPDEMHDVLRKEPPEGLCQFVFCGLFVCVLRYVADVLVEHENYTEERFWRHARTAVLDYQARFPELAERFELFDLLQPEFTKLTLNRNRLFNYGYDDAPARPHAVEHGTVTNPLYEVANERSG
- a CDS encoding lysine N(6)-hydroxylase/L-ornithine N(5)-oxygenase family protein, encoding MAERSSGGEVHDVVGIGIGPFNLGLAAMVDGVEEDLETVFLEREPAFNWHEGMLLERTTLEVPFLADLVTLADPTNPHSYLNYLRETGRLYEFYFYETFQIPRREFNDYLRWVADSLGGLEFSREVIEIGWDDDHEHYVVIAHHPGTGERFEYRGENLALGIGSRPQVPDHLQGHPEEDVFHTARYRHNRERVSRADSVTVVGSGQSAAEVFEDLLERQPGAGYRLDWLTRSDGFFPMEYSKLGLQHFTPEYERYVYDLPQKVKDDLVPNQDRLYKGVDPGTSADIYDLLYRRSIGDREPDVGLFAMTEVRDIEAVGEGYALDCHQWQAEESFVHESEVVILGTGYERPIPGFLEPLENAIGWDDRGRFEVTEDHRLVIDHPGDVFLQNAELHTHGVGVPDLGLGAYRNTRFVNRLVGREAYPEDTDTVYQDFAVEQFVERSPGASVHEGDPAPTRND
- a CDS encoding sulfite exporter TauE/SafE family protein, giving the protein MELALLVVLVAVSFAGGAVVTSVGPGGIFVVAALYGLTALPAAVVAGTSSVTFIGGSVLGAAGYVYSDDMDWGMALLIGIGGAVGTQLGVLLNGVVSRRSFGVLLGVLLGTVGATILLRERGSLDRLPTEALDVTPTSSAGVVVFGTVGLLVGAAGGLFGIGGAALVPPALVLVGVSMITALAVTQVAVVFIASASAVSYTLQGSVAVPLVFAITAGYLLGALGGWRVAKRVDPNRLTTVLGVLLIGLMPVLVYRSLVL